In Campylobacter sp. VBCF_01 NA2, one DNA window encodes the following:
- a CDS encoding EAL domain-containing protein has product MGKFIENEVILVSEQKERENRFATALKISVPFVLVLIAFGYTMFKENHFHSDDVILFSLLLICNVYYVIYQIYFGFKKTLIDPVSHVFVRDEIERILKKQMKKNKINHVVLLRIKNIADINDRYGYQNGDDILYNFCKEFAKFMANQGFKNLHIGRFINGHFIFGLNGKMANLTHILKMFEHKISNQSINNIEIKTEFEIMPTSYDKNLSNITNALFFKINRKEVEEEKSSENIDLNKILLDDFNKDVVDAIDNESFSFKFQYVADKNGVKSHINLIPKLDLRTGDKVTKSRIIDILHFNNYDIKYDIAMIKQISRIIYFKDIEHKIFIEIMPQTLRNAEFRNEILKLIDNNLIDPSKIVLEFNEEEIYSETKRFAEILLKFKELGFSFGLSQFGGANASFEYFKFFDIDFVIYDIEYNKNLGNEKIKNVFMKLNEMCQKSGIKSIIRFVDKPKFQDELYELGVDFVQGFCVGKPEDIINLRK; this is encoded by the coding sequence ATGGGTAAATTTATCGAAAACGAAGTAATTCTAGTCTCAGAGCAAAAAGAGCGCGAAAATAGATTTGCAACGGCACTTAAAATTTCAGTGCCATTTGTCCTAGTGCTGATTGCCTTTGGTTACACTATGTTTAAGGAAAATCACTTTCATAGTGACGATGTGATACTTTTTTCACTACTTTTGATATGCAATGTGTATTATGTAATTTATCAAATTTACTTTGGTTTTAAAAAGACGCTAATCGATCCAGTCAGCCATGTATTCGTGCGCGATGAGATCGAGCGAATTTTAAAAAAACAGATGAAAAAAAACAAAATCAACCATGTGGTTTTGCTTCGTATCAAAAATATCGCCGATATCAACGATAGATATGGTTATCAAAACGGCGACGATATTTTGTATAATTTTTGCAAAGAATTTGCGAAATTTATGGCAAATCAGGGCTTTAAAAATTTGCATATTGGGCGTTTTATCAACGGCCACTTTATCTTTGGGCTTAATGGCAAAATGGCGAATTTAACGCACATTTTGAAGATGTTCGAGCATAAAATTTCAAACCAAAGCATAAACAATATCGAGATTAAAACCGAATTTGAAATCATGCCTACTTCGTATGACAAAAATCTCAGCAATATCACAAACGCGCTATTTTTTAAGATAAATCGCAAAGAGGTCGAAGAGGAAAAATCCAGCGAAAATATTGATTTGAATAAAATTTTGCTCGATGATTTTAACAAAGATGTCGTTGATGCGATTGACAATGAGAGTTTTAGCTTTAAATTTCAATATGTCGCGGATAAAAATGGCGTTAAATCGCATATAAACTTAATCCCAAAACTAGATCTCAGAACCGGCGATAAGGTTACAAAAAGCCGAATTATTGATATTTTGCACTTTAATAATTACGATATCAAATACGATATTGCGATGATTAAGCAAATTTCGCGCATTATCTATTTTAAGGATATCGAGCATAAAATTTTTATCGAAATCATGCCTCAGACACTGCGAAATGCCGAGTTTCGCAACGAAATTTTAAAGCTAATTGACAATAATTTAATCGATCCAAGCAAGATTGTTTTGGAGTTTAACGAGGAAGAAATTTACTCTGAAACAAAGCGATTTGCCGAAATTTTGCTTAAATTTAAAGAGCTGGGATTTAGCTTTGGACTTAGCCAGTTTGGCGGTGCGAACGCGAGTTTCGAGTATTTTAAATTTTTCGATATTGATTTTGTGATTTATGATATCGAGTATAATAAAAATTTAGGCAACGAAAAAATAAAAAATGTTTTTATGAAATTAAACGAAATGTGCCAGAAATCGGGCATTAAAAGCATTATTCGCTTCGTAGATAAGCCGAAATTCCAAGACGAACTCTACGAGCTTGGGGTCGATTTCGTGCAGGGTTTTTGCGTAGGCAAACCAGAAGATATTATAAATTTAAGGAAATAA
- the dnaA gene encoding chromosomal replication initiator protein DnaA, giving the protein MAETQPQEILLSLAGEIPPLDFERYIKNLKFNEKNSTSEFFVYHTNNELVARYIQSKYAVKIKNALVKKFGVSNITVKITSKAKISPKEISKMIPQDKPKSTIVNENYTFENFVVADSNKLAFSSAVSAAKNPGNKMYNPLFLYGPSGLGKTHLLQSIANHCIKKNLSVICVSSEGFVKEFISSLENQTMDKFKHKYRNCDILLIDDIQFLVGKSSTIEEFFFTFNELREKKCQIVLTSDIAPKYLKGFEERMISRFSDGLIADIMPPELETKIAIIKRKSEENNFYLPNDVIQYIATNMGDNIREINGAINKLNAFSSVIKVKIDLPFAKIVLQDHIKEHYQNVDLEQIISVISKELNVKPSELKSKTRAKNVIEARQICIYLAKILTKNSMPKIASYFNLKDHSAISKNIKKINETIEKDEFFKIKIEELKNKITQKENNEKI; this is encoded by the coding sequence ATGGCAGAAACTCAACCACAAGAAATTTTATTAAGTTTAGCGGGCGAAATTCCACCACTAGACTTCGAAAGATATATCAAAAATTTAAAATTTAATGAAAAAAACTCTACCTCTGAATTCTTTGTTTATCACACAAACAACGAGCTTGTGGCTAGATATATACAGAGTAAATACGCCGTGAAAATTAAAAATGCGCTAGTTAAAAAATTTGGCGTTAGCAATATCACGGTCAAAATCACTTCAAAAGCCAAAATTTCCCCAAAAGAAATTTCAAAAATGATCCCGCAAGACAAGCCAAAAAGCACGATTGTCAATGAAAATTACACATTTGAAAATTTCGTCGTGGCTGATTCGAACAAACTCGCATTTTCCAGCGCAGTCAGTGCCGCCAAAAACCCCGGCAACAAAATGTATAATCCGCTGTTTTTATACGGACCGAGTGGGCTTGGCAAGACCCATTTGCTCCAATCGATCGCAAATCACTGTATCAAAAAAAATCTAAGCGTCATTTGCGTAAGCAGCGAGGGGTTTGTAAAAGAATTTATTTCAAGTTTAGAAAATCAAACAATGGATAAATTTAAGCACAAATACCGCAACTGCGATATTTTGCTAATCGATGATATTCAGTTTTTGGTAGGCAAAAGCTCGACGATTGAGGAATTTTTCTTCACTTTCAACGAACTAAGAGAAAAAAAATGCCAAATCGTCCTAACCAGCGACATCGCGCCAAAATACCTAAAAGGCTTTGAGGAGCGCATGATTTCGAGATTTAGCGACGGGCTAATCGCTGATATCATGCCGCCAGAGTTAGAGACAAAAATCGCAATCATCAAGCGCAAAAGCGAGGAAAATAATTTTTATCTCCCAAACGATGTCATACAATACATCGCCACAAATATGGGCGATAATATCCGCGAAATCAATGGCGCAATAAACAAACTAAACGCATTTTCATCAGTTATAAAAGTCAAAATTGATTTACCATTTGCCAAAATCGTACTTCAAGATCATATCAAAGAACACTACCAAAATGTCGATTTGGAGCAGATTATAAGCGTGATTTCAAAAGAGCTAAATGTCAAACCAAGCGAGCTAAAAAGCAAAACAAGGGCCAAAAATGTCATCGAAGCGCGCCAAATTTGCATATATTTAGCCAAAATTTTAACCAAAAATTCAATGCCAAAAATCGCGTCGTATTTCAATCTCAAAGATCACAGCGCCATTAGCAAAAATATCAAAAAAATCAACGAAACGATTGAGAAAGATGAATTTTTTAAAATCAAAATCGAAGAGTTAAAAAACAAAATAACCCAAAAGGAAAATAATGAAAAAATATGA
- a CDS encoding HAD-IB family hydrolase — MKLVCFDFDGTITRDDSLLEFIAYVVGFKKFLRGIFRLSPILLGYKLGLCSNNFTRRRLMVHFFGGMSVDKFAKICKKYSTTHIEDIIKFEAMAKIKEYIANGDKVVIVTASLEDWLAPWCKENGLELLGTKIEKKGGVITGEIDGLNCYGAQKVARIKEAYDLSEFEKIIAYGDSRGDKEMLEFADEAHFRAFE; from the coding sequence ATGAAATTAGTTTGTTTTGACTTCGACGGGACGATTACCAGAGACGATTCGTTGCTCGAATTTATCGCCTATGTCGTGGGGTTTAAGAAATTTTTACGCGGGATTTTTAGGCTTAGCCCTATTTTGCTGGGCTACAAGCTTGGGCTGTGTTCGAATAATTTCACGCGCAGGCGGCTAATGGTGCATTTTTTTGGCGGTATGAGCGTGGATAAATTCGCCAAAATTTGCAAAAAATACTCCACCACGCACATTGAAGATATTATCAAATTTGAAGCCATGGCAAAAATCAAAGAATACATCGCAAATGGCGATAAAGTCGTCATCGTAACGGCCTCTTTGGAGGATTGGCTAGCCCCTTGGTGCAAAGAAAATGGGCTCGAACTTTTGGGCACAAAAATTGAGAAAAAAGGTGGCGTAATCACCGGCGAAATCGATGGTTTAAACTGCTACGGGGCGCAAAAGGTGGCGCGCATAAAAGAAGCTTATGATTTGAGCGAATTTGAAAAAATCATCGCTTATGGCGATAGCAGGGGCGATAAAGAGATGTTAGAATTCGCAGATGAGGCGCATTTTAGGGCGTTTGAGTGA
- a CDS encoding HD domain-containing protein, which translates to MISSNLVEKIFKSASISRWNDYPKMVNLVELDKQAHKFIIAYFIASFERDIDMSYVIEAGIFDFLSRIVVTDIRPDVFHQIQKSKKDQINKWVLSQLENDLSSVQDGEFLKRFIAYQNGYSHEKEKLILKAASYLATRWEFNIVYQTSQFLNDIEELKFKVEEELEDYYELIGVRKIVMNKKLARIVDLSGRLRFQKRWAQTPRIPETSVLGHMLIVAILSYFYSLKVGACKSRIFYNFYCALFHDLPESLTRDIISPVKYGVAGLSDIISEYEMRLIDDKILPFVPEHIRDEFSYILGIRNDGEKFIKDEFENRIYELGGKPNFADGSLGAYNEDKFRAIDGRALKFCDKLAAFFEAGISISYGVKSKELVSGYNSMLENFRRNKSIEGVDFHSVCDDFIENFGLDRVEF; encoded by the coding sequence ATGATAAGTTCAAATTTAGTAGAAAAAATCTTTAAAAGTGCGAGTATTTCGCGCTGGAACGACTACCCAAAAATGGTAAATTTAGTCGAACTTGACAAACAAGCGCACAAATTTATCATTGCCTATTTTATCGCTAGTTTCGAGCGCGATATAGATATGAGCTATGTCATCGAGGCTGGGATTTTTGATTTTCTCTCACGCATCGTAGTAACTGATATCCGCCCAGATGTCTTTCATCAAATTCAAAAAAGTAAAAAAGATCAAATTAACAAATGGGTTCTCTCACAGCTTGAAAACGACCTTTCTAGCGTGCAAGATGGCGAATTTTTAAAACGATTTATAGCCTATCAAAACGGCTACTCACACGAAAAAGAAAAGCTCATTTTAAAGGCGGCAAGTTATCTGGCTACGAGGTGGGAATTTAATATCGTTTATCAAACTAGCCAGTTTTTAAACGATATCGAAGAGCTTAAATTTAAGGTCGAAGAGGAATTAGAGGATTATTACGAGCTAATCGGCGTGCGTAAAATCGTAATGAATAAAAAACTAGCTCGAATTGTAGATCTTAGCGGTAGATTAAGGTTTCAAAAGCGCTGGGCGCAAACCCCACGCATACCTGAGACTAGCGTGCTAGGTCACATGCTAATCGTGGCGATTTTAAGCTACTTTTACTCGCTAAAAGTCGGCGCGTGCAAGAGTAGAATTTTTTATAATTTTTACTGCGCGCTTTTTCACGATCTGCCTGAAAGCCTTACCCGCGATATCATCAGCCCCGTAAAATACGGCGTGGCTGGGCTTAGCGACATCATCAGCGAATACGAAATGCGCCTAATAGATGATAAAATTTTGCCCTTCGTGCCAGAGCATATCAGAGATGAGTTTAGCTATATTTTGGGTATTAGAAATGACGGCGAGAAATTTATAAAAGATGAGTTTGAAAACAGAATTTACGAGCTTGGCGGTAAGCCAAATTTCGCAGACGGCTCGCTTGGTGCGTATAACGAGGATAAATTTCGCGCAATCGACGGCAGAGCGCTTAAATTTTGCGATAAACTAGCCGCGTTTTTCGAGGCTGGAATTTCGATAAGTTATGGCGTCAAAAGCAAAGAATTAGTCAGCGGATATAACTCAATGCTCGAAAATTTCAGACGAAATAAAAGCATAGAAGGCGTCGATTTTCACAGCGTTTGTGATGATTTCATCGAAAATTTTGGATTGGATAGGGTTGAGTTTTAA
- the typA gene encoding translational GTPase TypA, whose protein sequence is MENIRNIAVIAHVDHGKTTIVDELLKQSGTFSEHQEVGERVMDSNDIEKERGITILSKNTAIRYGETKINIIDTPGHADFGGEVERVLKMVDGVLLLVDAQEGVMPQTKFVVKKALSLGLRPIVVVNKIDKPAADPDRVVNEIFDLFVALDANDEQLEFPVVYAAAKNGYAKHNLSDENVDMKPLFETILSHVPSPSGSDENSLQLQVFTLDYDNYVGKIGIARIFNGRISKNQSVMLAKADGTKVTGRISKLIGFNGLERIDIDNAGTGDIVAIAGFDALDVGDSVVDPANPMPLDALHIEEPTLSVIFSVNDGPLAGTEGKFVTSNKIDERLAAEMKTNIAMRYENVGEGKFKVSGRGELQITILAENMRREGFEFCLGRPEVIIKEIDGVKCEPFEHLVIDAPDDCTGTVIEKLGRKKAEMKVMNPTGDGQTRIEFEIPARGLIGFRSQFLTDTRGEGVMNHSFLEFRPFSGAVEKRQNGALTSMENGVALGYSLWNLQDRGVLFIAPQAKVYVGMIIGEHSRPNDLDVNPIKGKNLTNVRASGSDDAIKLVPPRSLNLERALEWIEEDELVEVTPINIRVRKRYLDPTTRRRMSKTNS, encoded by the coding sequence TTGGAAAATATTAGAAATATCGCAGTTATCGCCCATGTCGATCACGGAAAAACCACAATAGTAGATGAACTTTTGAAACAATCAGGCACATTTAGCGAGCACCAAGAGGTCGGCGAGCGCGTAATGGACAGCAACGATATCGAAAAAGAGCGTGGAATTACCATTTTGTCGAAAAATACAGCGATTCGCTATGGGGAAACAAAGATTAATATCATCGACACCCCAGGCCACGCGGATTTCGGTGGCGAGGTCGAGCGCGTGCTAAAAATGGTCGATGGCGTTTTATTGCTCGTCGATGCACAAGAGGGCGTAATGCCACAAACCAAATTTGTCGTTAAAAAGGCCCTATCTTTGGGACTTCGCCCAATCGTCGTGGTAAATAAAATCGACAAACCAGCCGCAGATCCAGATCGTGTGGTAAATGAGATTTTTGACCTTTTTGTCGCACTTGATGCAAACGACGAACAGCTCGAATTCCCAGTCGTGTATGCTGCGGCAAAAAACGGCTATGCTAAACACAATCTAAGCGATGAAAATGTCGATATGAAGCCACTTTTCGAGACGATTTTATCTCATGTGCCAAGCCCAAGCGGTAGCGATGAAAACTCTTTGCAACTTCAAGTATTCACCCTTGATTACGACAACTATGTCGGTAAAATCGGAATTGCTAGAATTTTCAATGGTAGAATTTCAAAAAATCAAAGCGTAATGCTTGCCAAGGCTGATGGCACAAAGGTAACGGGCAGAATTTCGAAGCTTATCGGATTTAACGGCTTGGAGCGTATCGATATCGACAACGCCGGCACTGGCGATATCGTCGCTATCGCTGGATTTGATGCGCTTGATGTAGGCGATAGCGTGGTAGATCCCGCAAACCCTATGCCACTAGATGCGCTTCATATCGAAGAGCCAACTCTAAGCGTAATTTTTAGCGTAAATGACGGTCCGTTAGCGGGAACTGAGGGTAAATTTGTAACTTCAAACAAAATCGATGAGCGCTTAGCGGCGGAGATGAAAACAAATATCGCAATGCGATATGAAAATGTCGGCGAGGGTAAATTTAAGGTTAGCGGTCGTGGTGAGCTTCAAATCACGATTTTGGCTGAAAACATGCGCCGTGAGGGATTTGAGTTTTGCCTAGGTCGCCCAGAGGTCATCATCAAAGAAATCGACGGCGTGAAATGTGAGCCGTTCGAGCACCTAGTAATCGACGCTCCTGATGATTGCACAGGCACAGTTATCGAAAAACTCGGCCGCAAAAAAGCCGAAATGAAGGTGATGAACCCCACAGGCGATGGCCAAACTAGAATCGAGTTTGAAATCCCTGCTCGTGGGCTAATCGGATTTAGAAGCCAGTTTTTGACCGATACTCGTGGCGAGGGCGTTATGAATCACAGCTTTTTGGAATTTCGCCCGTTTTCAGGCGCAGTCGAAAAACGCCAAAACGGCGCACTAACTAGCATGGAAAATGGCGTCGCGCTGGGATATAGCCTATGGAATCTCCAAGATCGTGGCGTGCTATTTATCGCTCCACAAGCCAAGGTTTATGTTGGTATGATTATCGGCGAACACAGCCGTCCAAACGACCTAGATGTCAATCCAATCAAAGGCAAAAACCTAACAAATGTCCGCGCTAGCGGTAGCGATGACGCGATTAAGCTAGTTCCGCCAAGAAGCCTAAATTTGGAGCGCGCATTAGAGTGGATCGAAGAAGACGAGCTAGTCGAGGTTACTCCGATAAATATCCGCGTGCGCAAACGCTACCTAGACCCGACCACGCGCAGACGCATGTCGAAAACTAATTCGTAA
- the ruvC gene encoding crossover junction endodeoxyribonuclease RuvC — translation MKILGIDPGTRNLGYAILEKNVNKISLVEAGLVKMKAENVQFQMTQMAEAIDLIFSQHKIDEVAIESMFYAYNPQSVLKLAQFRGALGLKILQVYGNFAEYTPLQIKKSVTGKAKAAKEQVAFMVKRILGLKGEIKPLDITDAIAVALTHANAMRGLEK, via the coding sequence ATGAAAATTTTAGGAATTGATCCGGGGACTAGAAATTTAGGCTATGCGATTTTAGAAAAAAATGTGAATAAAATTTCGCTCGTCGAAGCAGGTTTAGTGAAAATGAAGGCCGAAAATGTGCAGTTTCAGATGACGCAAATGGCAGAGGCGATTGATCTTATATTTTCGCAACACAAAATCGATGAGGTCGCAATCGAGAGTATGTTTTACGCCTACAATCCCCAATCCGTGCTAAAACTAGCGCAGTTTCGCGGGGCTTTGGGGCTAAAAATTTTGCAAGTTTATGGTAACTTCGCCGAATACACGCCACTTCAAATCAAAAAATCCGTAACCGGCAAGGCAAAGGCCGCAAAAGAGCAGGTCGCCTTCATGGTTAAGCGAATACTAGGGCTCAAAGGCGAGATCAAACCGCTCGATATAACCGATGCTATCGCGGTTGCGCTCACTCACGCAAACGCTATGAGAGGGCTAGAAAAATAA
- the dnaN gene encoding DNA polymerase III subunit beta, producing the protein MKVIIAKKVLEDIVSNTNPYLDKKDLSSITSHILIRARNGELSIKATDHEIGLSYVLPYAMIEEEGEATANGSKLLSVIKGLGDENVTLETMNGALFVKQKKLKYKLPMFDSKDFPNFPTIEGKNSFNVNALVLGRSLKKIYSSIDTNNPKYELNGALIDVKDGYLNLVGTDTKRLSVFVLNTNMGEFAKKDTQILIPKKAIGEIQKLFSDKIEIYYDENVLLAVSENFEFFTKLINGKFPNYERVIPTETNFKVILPRDKFVGGVKAINAMCEEMKVTIKPDGIIFESINEDNSEAKAEIEANIAVSSNLIFGVKNRFLLDFLNSVEDDMFELDFNNSETAFVLSSGELKTVVMPINKI; encoded by the coding sequence ATGAAAGTCATAATTGCAAAAAAGGTTTTAGAAGACATTGTTTCAAACACCAATCCTTACCTTGACAAAAAGGATTTAAGCTCAATTACTTCTCACATTTTAATCAGGGCTAGAAACGGCGAACTAAGTATTAAAGCCACAGATCACGAAATCGGCCTTAGCTATGTTTTGCCTTATGCTATGATCGAAGAAGAGGGCGAAGCCACAGCCAATGGCTCAAAACTTCTTAGCGTAATCAAGGGTTTGGGCGACGAAAATGTTACATTAGAGACAATGAACGGAGCGCTTTTTGTAAAACAAAAAAAATTAAAATACAAACTCCCTATGTTTGACTCAAAAGATTTCCCAAATTTCCCTACAATCGAGGGCAAAAACAGCTTCAATGTAAATGCTTTGGTGCTTGGCAGAAGTCTTAAAAAAATATACTCTTCAATCGACACAAACAACCCAAAATACGAGCTAAACGGAGCTTTGATTGATGTAAAAGACGGGTATTTAAATTTAGTCGGAACCGATACTAAACGCCTTAGTGTCTTTGTGCTAAATACAAATATGGGCGAATTTGCCAAAAAAGATACCCAAATTTTAATCCCTAAAAAGGCAATTGGCGAAATTCAAAAGCTATTTTCAGATAAAATCGAAATTTATTATGACGAAAATGTCCTTTTAGCAGTGAGCGAAAATTTCGAATTTTTCACAAAATTAATCAACGGAAAATTCCCAAATTATGAGCGTGTAATCCCAACTGAGACAAATTTTAAAGTGATTTTACCACGAGATAAATTTGTCGGTGGCGTAAAAGCAATCAACGCAATGTGCGAGGAAATGAAGGTTACGATTAAGCCTGATGGCATTATTTTTGAGAGCATAAACGAAGATAATTCTGAGGCAAAAGCCGAAATTGAGGCAAATATCGCAGTTTCATCAAATTTGATTTTTGGCGTTAAAAACAGATTTTTACTCGATTTTCTAAACAGCGTCGAGGACGATATGTTTGAGCTAGATTTTAACAACTCAGAAACAGCATTTGTGCTAAGCTCAGGCGAACTAAAAACGGTCGTAATGCCGATTAATAAAATTTAA
- the gyrB gene encoding DNA topoisomerase (ATP-hydrolyzing) subunit B, translating into MEQQNYGAGNIKVLKGLEAVRKRPGMYIGDTNIGGLHHMIYEVVDNSIDEAMAGYCDTIDVEITREGSCIVTDNGRGIPVDMHPTEHLPAATVVLTVLHAGGKFDKDTYKVSGGLHGVGVSVVNALSSKLVLTIKRQGNVYRQEFSQGKPTTDLEIIKSTNRTGTTVEFWPDGEIFEILEFNADTLSKRFRELAYLNPKITINFKDQRDGRNESFHFEGGLESFVTDMNKASPVSKAVSFSDSVEDVAVDIALMYNSTYDEKLLSFVNNIKTPDGGTHEAGFRAGLTRAITNYIAANAAAREKDTKITGDDVREGLIAVVSVKVPEPQFEGQTKGKLGSSYVKPIVQKMTFEVLCKYFEENPNEARAIMEKALLAARGREAAKKARDLTRKKDNINSVGTLPGKLADCTSKDASMSEIFLVEGDSAGGSAKGGRDRDFQAILPLRGKILNVEKARLDKILQSEEIKNMITAFGCGVGEEFNADKLRYHKIIIMTDADVDGSHIQTLLLTFFFRYLRPIIENGYVYIAQPPLFKYKKGKKEIYLKDERALSEFLIETGIDMGEFEGIGNQDLIDFLKIVSNYRSLLNELKKRFSVISAIRYLIENDEARSMEYSALFEVIKTRLESEGFNILNSNVSESEIRIYVQTPNGLEQLNINEALLTNHIFAEAIRVYGLIKEREVDFGRDYIEVLDEIERNSKKGAYIQRYKGLGEMNPDQLRETTMSKENRRLLRVGIADAQSASDTFNLFMGDEVEPRRNYIQDHAKDVKNLDI; encoded by the coding sequence ATGGAACAACAAAATTACGGTGCAGGAAATATTAAAGTTTTAAAAGGTCTTGAAGCGGTTAGAAAACGCCCAGGAATGTATATCGGCGATACAAATATCGGAGGACTACACCACATGATTTATGAGGTTGTGGATAACTCTATCGATGAGGCTATGGCTGGGTATTGTGATACTATCGATGTAGAAATCACGCGCGAGGGCAGCTGTATCGTCACAGATAATGGCCGTGGAATCCCAGTAGATATGCACCCCACAGAGCATTTGCCAGCAGCGACTGTGGTTTTGACCGTTTTGCACGCTGGTGGTAAATTTGACAAAGACACTTACAAGGTCAGTGGCGGACTTCATGGCGTGGGTGTAAGTGTCGTAAATGCGCTCTCATCAAAGCTTGTGCTTACAATCAAACGCCAAGGCAATGTTTATCGCCAAGAATTTTCACAAGGCAAGCCAACTACCGATTTAGAAATCATAAAATCCACAAACCGCACTGGAACGACTGTGGAATTTTGGCCAGATGGCGAAATTTTTGAAATTTTAGAATTTAATGCCGATACTTTGTCAAAAAGATTTAGAGAATTAGCATATTTAAACCCAAAAATTACCATAAATTTTAAAGACCAAAGAGACGGCAGAAATGAGAGTTTTCATTTCGAGGGCGGATTAGAAAGCTTCGTAACTGATATGAACAAAGCCTCACCAGTTAGCAAGGCAGTTTCATTTAGCGATAGCGTCGAAGATGTCGCTGTGGATATCGCGCTAATGTATAATTCAACCTACGATGAAAAATTATTAAGCTTTGTTAATAATATCAAAACCCCAGACGGCGGAACGCACGAAGCTGGATTTAGAGCGGGACTAACTCGCGCTATCACAAACTATATCGCAGCAAACGCAGCCGCACGCGAAAAAGACACCAAAATCACCGGCGATGATGTCAGAGAAGGCCTAATCGCAGTCGTAAGTGTCAAAGTGCCTGAACCGCAATTCGAGGGTCAAACTAAGGGCAAACTTGGTTCAAGCTATGTCAAACCAATCGTGCAAAAAATGACCTTTGAGGTGCTTTGCAAATATTTCGAAGAAAACCCAAATGAAGCACGAGCGATTATGGAAAAGGCTCTTTTAGCTGCCCGTGGTCGCGAAGCAGCGAAAAAAGCGCGCGATTTAACGAGAAAAAAAGATAACATAAACTCAGTCGGCACACTTCCAGGAAAACTCGCTGATTGCACCAGTAAAGATGCTAGTATGAGTGAAATTTTCCTTGTCGAGGGCGATAGTGCGGGCGGATCTGCCAAAGGTGGTAGAGATAGGGATTTTCAAGCGATTTTGCCTTTGCGCGGTAAAATTTTAAATGTCGAAAAAGCGCGCTTGGATAAAATTTTACAATCCGAAGAGATCAAAAACATGATAACCGCCTTTGGTTGTGGCGTGGGCGAGGAATTTAACGCCGATAAACTTCGCTATCACAAAATCATCATTATGACAGATGCCGATGTCGATGGTAGCCATATCCAGACCCTGCTTTTGACATTTTTCTTCCGCTATTTGCGTCCGATTATCGAAAACGGCTATGTTTATATCGCTCAACCGCCACTTTTCAAATACAAAAAGGGCAAAAAAGAAATTTATCTAAAAGATGAGCGCGCATTGAGTGAATTTTTGATCGAAACTGGTATCGATATGGGCGAATTCGAAGGAATCGGCAACCAAGATTTAATCGATTTTCTAAAAATCGTTTCAAACTACCGCTCACTTTTAAACGAGCTTAAAAAGCGTTTTAGCGTCATTTCTGCGATTAGGTATCTAATCGAAAACGACGAAGCGCGCTCTATGGAATATTCTGCGCTTTTTGAAGTGATTAAAACGCGCTTAGAGAGCGAGGGATTTAATATTTTAAATTCAAATGTCAGCGAGAGTGAAATTCGTATCTATGTCCAAACTCCAAATGGTTTGGAGCAACTAAATATCAACGAAGCCTTGCTTACAAATCATATTTTTGCCGAAGCAATCCGCGTGTATGGGCTAATCAAAGAGCGTGAGGTCGATTTTGGCAGGGATTATATCGAGGTTTTGGACGAGATTGAGCGAAATTCGAAAAAAGGTGCGTATATTCAACGCTACAAAGGTCTTGGCGAGATGAACCCAGATCAGCTTAGAGAGACCACGATGAGCAAGGAAAATCGTCGTTTGCTTCGCGTGGGTATAGCTGATGCGCAAAGCGCTAGCGATACATTTAACCTTTTTATGGGCGATGAAGTGGAGCCTAGGCGAAACTATATCCAAGACCACGCAAAAGATGTTAAAAATTTGGATATTTAA
- the queF gene encoding preQ(1) synthase, giving the protein MRYGEKEIKEFDIEKMEIWPNKHENDYLIKITLPEFCCRCPRSGYPDFATIYLEYIPNKFVVELKAIKLYINSFMDRYISHEDSANEIYATLQEKLQPKYLKIVADFNPRGNVHTVIEINSDKIYK; this is encoded by the coding sequence ATGCGTTATGGCGAAAAAGAGATAAAAGAATTTGACATAGAAAAAATGGAAATTTGGCCAAATAAACACGAAAATGATTATTTGATCAAAATCACGCTTCCGGAGTTTTGTTGCCGCTGTCCGCGCTCAGGATACCCTGACTTTGCGACGATATATTTAGAATACATACCGAATAAATTTGTCGTAGAGCTCAAAGCAATCAAACTCTACATTAACTCATTTATGGATCGCTACATCTCCCACGAGGACAGCGCGAACGAAATTTACGCTACCTTGCAAGAAAAATTGCAGCCAAAATACCTAAAAATCGTGGCTGACTTTAACCCGCGCGGAAATGTGCATACCGTGATTGAAATAAATTCGGATAAAATTTACAAATGA